Genomic segment of Serinicoccus hydrothermalis:
GATCCGCAACGCCATGTGGCGCAGGGTCGAGCTGGTCGCGGACGACGCCTGGGAGGCGCTGGGCGACCTGGAGGCCCAGGTCGCGGCGCTGCCCGAGGAGGCGATCGAGCCGCTCATGGGCCGGGAGGACTGGGACGAGGCGGTCGGCGGCTACTACGACGAGCACGACCAGGTCGTCCTCGACGCCGACGCCCGCGGGCCGCAGCACCTGCGGGTCGCCCCGGTCCCCGCGGCGCAGGCCCAGGTCTCCGGCGGTCGCGCCCGTCGCGTCTGGCAGGTCGCCCAGACCGTCAGCGACCCCGACGGCGACCTGGACTGGGTGATCGAGGCCGAGTGCGACCTGGACGCCTCGGACGAGGCGGGCGAGCCGGTGCTGCTGGCAACGGCCTTCCGCCGGCTCTGACGGGGACGCCGCTCAGCCGCCCGGCGCCTCCTCGCCGTCCGCGTCGAGCCCGAGGACGGCGCGCAGCGCCGGGACGCTCTCGACCGTGCCCCGGCGCTCCCGCGGCGGCCGGTCCAGCGGCGCCCAGTAGCGCAGGTGGTCGTGCATCGGGAGCAGCCGGTGCCACCGGTGCCGGTGCCGCCCGGAGTGGTGCACGGCGAGGTCGCGGATCCCGGTCCCGAAGGTCCCGCGAAGGGGACCGGCGACGGGGTCGCCGAAGAGCCACCCGCGGCGGGGGAAGTAGAGATTGGTCCAGCGGGTCGGCCCGAAGGATGCCCCGTGGTTGCCGACCAGCGCCGTGCGCTCCAGCTCGCCCTTGCGCAGCACCGTCGGGTAGAACGCGCCGGACCGGTCGTCCGCCTCGGCGGTCGGGGCCAGGGACGGCATCGGCGGGCACATCGGCAGCTCCAGGTCGTCCTGGCGGCGCTGCAGCGAGGAGGCGCGGGTGTCGAGCAGCAGCCGGCCGTGCGCCAGCGGCGAGCCCAGGGTGACGAAGTCGGTGACCAGCCAGGGTACGCCCCGTTGCCGGCACTCGCGCCACAGCCGCCGCTGGACGTGCTGGTAGACCTCCACCTCGCCCCGCTCCAGCCCGAGGGGGTTGCTGTAGTCGTGGACCAGGCGCTCCGCCTCGGGCTGCGGGCCGGCCTTCTCGAAGGTGGGGTGCCGTGCCTCGTCCCAGTAGAGCCGGAGGATGTCGTAGCCGATGACCGAGCCGAGCGAGTGGCCCACGACCACCACCTCGTCGTAGACCTCGGTGGCGTGCAGCCGCCGCATGAGCTCCAGCCCCTCGACGCGGATGGCGGTCCGGGCGCGCACCCCGGCCGGGTCCGGGGTGAGGTAGCGCTCGGCGTCGGCGAGCCGCCGGGTGAGCACCTGGCGCAGCCCGGACTGGAGCAGGGCGAAGGCCAGCGCGATCCAGAAGGGCGGCTCGGTCAGCCAGGCGCGCACCCCGTCGCGCATGACCATGACCACCGCGATCGCGGCTGCGGCGGCGAGGGTCAGGACGAGCAGCACGGTGAGCAGGTTGAGGACCGGCGCCGAGGGACTCCCGGACCAGGCCGAGCGGCGGCGCAGCAGCCGGGCCATCCAGCCCAGCACCTGGGGGACGGTGGACGACGGCGCGTGGTGGGCCCAGTAGAGCTCGTAGAGGTCGGTCGGCACCGAGCGACCGCGCCCGGAACGGCCGTAGACCGACATCCGGCGCAGCTCGAGGTTGTCGCTCACCCGGTCCGGCTTGCTCCAGGCGTCCTCCCCGAGCCCCAGGCCGTCCACGAAGCCGCGCAGCGTGCCGGTCGGCTCCTGCTCGCCGATCCCGTGGATGAGCACCACCGCGCGCCGCACCCGGCCGTCGCCCTCGCCGGCGACCGGCCGGGGCGGCTCCGTCGGAGGCGTGCCCCAGCTGCTCATGCCGTCATCCTGGCAGCCGCCACCGACACTGGTGGCCGGGTCAGGCGTCCAGGACCCCGCCGAGGTAGTCCAGCAACGGTGCCCGGACCGGCATGAGGTAGGCGTGGTGGCCGCGCTCGCGGGCGAAGTCGACGACGCGGCGGGCGAAGTCGCGCTGCCAGGGCATACCCGAGTCGAAGCCGTCGGGGAAGACGACCCGGTTGCGCCGCCGCCAGTAGCCCATCGCGCCGCTCGTGGTCACCGACGTCGCACCCCACCAGACCGGCACGTCGCGGGGCAGGACCGCGGCCCAGGCGGACATGAGGTGGGTGTCGAAGAACGGCTGGGTGAAGACGCCGCTCGCCCCGGCCGCCAGCTTGCGGTCGAGGTAGCGCATCTCGGTGGTCATCGCCTGGCGGTAGGGGTCGAGGCCGGCGTAGATCGTCACCTCGGGCAGCTCGGCGCGCACCCGGCGGATGACGTCGACCGCGTCGACCGGGTAGGTCGAGGAGTGGAAGTAGTCGGCGTCGTCGCCGGAGACGACGAGCAGCTCGCCGGTGCGCCGTGCCTCCTGCGCCATCGGCAGCGGTGCGTCCGGGTCGACGTCGGCGGCCCGGATGTGCGGGATCGTGCGGTATGCCGCGCCGTCCTGCCGGGTGGTCGATTCGCGGGCGACCTCGGTCGCCTGCCAGCTGCGCAGGTCGAACTTCAGCAGGTCGGGGATGTTGATGGTGTCGACCACGGGCAGCCGCTCGGCGACCTGGGCCATCTCCGCACGCACCGACTCGGGGCTGCGGGGGACGAGCTCGACGGAGATGCGGGTCTGGGTGGTGGACATCGCCGCCCAGTTTCCCAGCAGGCCCCGCGGGTCGGGAAATCGCCGCCGGCACCGCACCACCTGCGGCGGGCTCCGGTCAGCTCCGCAGCAGGTCCAGCGCCTCTCGATCTTGGTCTCGAGGCTCCCGACCGTGGTCTCGACCCCGGTCAGCCGGGCCTCCACAGCATCCATCCTGGTGCCGAGGTCGGCGATGTCCGCCGTGCCGAGGGGGGCCCGGACAGGCTCGGCAAAGATCTGTGGACAACGCCTCGCCGACAGACCGAGGGCCCCGCGGCAGGTGCGCCGCGGGGCCCTCGGGTCGGGGAGTGGGGGTCAGCCCTCCTCGGTGATCTCCGTCTCGAAGGCGTCCGGGTACTCCTCCAGGAAGGCGTCGATCGCCTCGGCCTCCTGGCCCTCGCCGTACTCGTTGACGACCATGTCCTCGAGGGCGCCGTACTGCTCGTCGTCCAGCTGGATGCCGGCGATGAGCTCGGCGGCCTCCGGGAACTCCTCGGAGAAGCCCTCGGTGCCGAGGAAGTGCAGAGCCTCGGCCTCGCCGAGCGCACCCTCGGGGTCCTCCAGCGTCTTCACGTCGAAGGCGCTGTTGGCCCAGAAGGGCTGCCACAGCGTGACGACGATGTCCTCCTGGTTGTCGATCGCCTCGCCGAGCTCGGTGAGCATCGCCGCGGTGGAGGAGGTGACCAGCTCGTAGTCGCCCTCCAGGTCGTAGGTCGGCATGACCGAGTCCTGGGTGGCGGCGGTGAGGCCCGCACCGGGTTCGATGCCGATGATCTGCCCGCCGAACATGTCGGCGTTGCCGGTGAGGTCGGCGATCGAGTCGATGTCGGTGTAGGTCGGCACCGCGAAGGTGAGCTTCGCGTTGTCGTAGTAGGCGCCGAGGTCCTCGATCCGGTCGCCGTACTCCTCCATGTACTGCGCGTGGGTGACCTCGGGCCACGCCGACGGGTACATGTCCACGTCGCCCTCGGCCAGGCCCGTGTAGAGCAGGGCGGCCTCGGTGAGCTCCTGCATCTCGACGTCGTAGCCCTGCTTGGTGAGCTGGTCCTCGAGCAGGTAGGCGGTGGACAGGCCGTCGGTCCAGGACGGGATGAAGCCGAGGGTGATGGTGCCCTCCGCGCCGCCGGCCTCCGAGCTGCCGCCGTCGCCGCCGGCCTCGGTGTCGCCGCCGGAGTCCCCGCCGCCGCAGGCGGCGAGGGTGAGGCTGGTGGCCAGGGCGGCCCCGGCCAGGGTCATGGTGCGGTTGCGTCGCAGTGTCATTACTGGTTGCTTCCCTTCTTCTGGTGCGACCGCCACGGGACGGTCCGTTCTGTGTGGTCTGGTGTCAGGCGCTGGGTGTCAGTCTCCGACCTGGGCGAGCCCGCGGCCCTTGTCGGCGCCGCCCTCGACCCGCTCCTCGGCCTCGCCCTGCGCCGCGTCGGAGCCGGAGTCGGAGTCCCCACCGACCCGTCGGCGCAGCGCGCTCAGGGCGGAGTGCGGGTAGTCGCCCGGGCGGCCCAGCGCGGCCGTGACCCGGTCGAGGTAGATGGCGATGATGACGACGGACAGGCCGGCCTCGATGCCCTGCGGCCCGTCGAGGGTGGAGATCGAGGCGACGACCTCCTTGCCGAGGCCGTCGGCGCCGGCGATGCCGGCGATGACCGCCATCGACAGCGACAGCATGATCACCTGGTTGACGCCGGCCATGATGGTCGGCATCGCCAGGGGGAGCTGGATCCCGCGCAGGATCTGGCTGGGGGTGGCACCGAAGGCCTGCCCGGCCTCGACGGTCTCCGCGTCCACGCCGCGGATCCCGAGTTCGGTGAGCCGCACGCCCGGCGGGAGGGCGAAGATGACCGTGGCGAAGATGCCGGGGACGACGCCGATGCCGAAGAAGACGACCGCGGGGATGAGGTAGACGAAGGCCGGCATCGTCTGCATGAAGTCGAGCACCGGCCGGACGATGGCGCTGACGCGGTCGTTCCGGGCGGAGAGTATACCGATCGGCACCGCGACCAGGATCGCCACGAGGGTCGCCATGAGGACCAGGGCGAGCGTCTGCATCGCCGTCACCCACTGGTCCATGGCGATGATGAGCAGGAAGGTGATGACCGTGCCGACCGCCAGCTCCCAGGAGCGCACGAGCAGCCCGACGAGCGCGAAGACGACGACGAGCACCAGGGCGGGGAGGAAGATGAGCACGTCGGTCACGGTGGTGACGAGCCAGTTGAGGACCGTGGCCAGGAAGTCCAGCAGCCACTCGAAGTTGTCGTTGATCCAGTCGAGCGTGTTGTCGCCCCACACGCCGATCTCGATGCGGGGGACGATCGAGTCGTTCTCGTTCATGCCGCACCTCCGGTCGGCTGCAGGTCACCGGTGGTGGCCTCGTCGGTCGTGCTCGTGGTGGCGGTCGCGCCCTCGCCGGAGCGGGTGTGCAGCGCCGCCAGCAGGTCGGTCCGCCTGATGGTGCCGACGGTCTGGCCCGAGGCGTCCTGCACCAGCAGCTGCTCGTGCTCGGTGGCCTCGGAGAAGAGGTCCGCCAGCGTGGCGTCCGCGGGCACGACGGCCCCCTCGGACGGGGCCGAGGCGCCGTCCACCGACGTCATGATGTCGGAGGCGGTGAGCACCCGGGAGCGGTCAACGTCCTGGACGAAGTCCGCGACGTAGCGGTTGACCGGGTCGTTGAGGATCTCCTGCGCGGTGCCGATCTGCTCGATCCGGCCGTCGCGCATCATGGCGATCCGGTCGCCGAGGCGCATGGCCTCGTTGAGGTCGTGGGTGATGAACAGGATGGTCTTGTCCAGCTCCTGCTGCAGCTCGATGAGCTGGTCCTGCATGTCGCGCCGGATCAGCGGGTCCAGGGCGCTGAAGGCCTCGTCCATGAGCATGATGTCGGTGCCCGAGGCCAGGGCGCGGGCCAGGCCCACGCGCTGGCGCATGCCGCCGGAGAGCTCACCGGGCATCGAGCCGCCCCAGCCACCCAGGCCGACCATCTCCAGCGCCCGGTCGGCGCGCTTCTCGCGCTCGGCGCGGTTCGTCCCGCTGACCTCGAGGGCATACGCGGCGTTCTCCCCGACCGTGCGGTGCGGGAGCAGCGCGAAGTGCTGGAAGACCATGCTGACCTTCTCGCGGCGCACGGCGCGCAGCTTGTCGCCGGTGAGCCGGGTGACGTCGTCGCCGTCGATGGAGACGCTGCCGCTCGTGGGCTCCAGGAGCCCGTTGACCATGCGGATGAGCGTGGACTTGCCGGACCCGGACAGGCCCATGACGACGAAGATCTCGCCGTCCTTGACGTCGAAGGAGGCGTCGATGACGGCCGGGGTCAGGTCCTGCTGGCGCAGGTCGGCGCGCGTCGCGCCCTTCTCGAGGGCGTCGACGCCGCGCTCGGGACGACGACCGAAGATCTTGTAGAGCTTCTCGGCAGAGATGGAGGCCACGGGACTCCTGTGGGGTGTCGGGATGTGCCGCAGAGCACACGTAACTTTTCGAAAGTAGCAGCGACACGCCGCGTGACGGGGGCTCAGGAGCCGCCCTCGCGGGCATCGTGACGCGACCGTTACGAAGGAAACGGTTGGGTCACGATCGCCGGCGCCAGGAATGCGACCCCGACGAATCGCGAATCCGCTGGTCAGCGCCTCGCGCTCAGGAGAGGATCGGGCCGAGCCAGCGCTGCGCGGTCTCCAGGTCCCAGCCCTTGCGGGCGGCGTAGTCCGCCACCTGGTCCTCGTCGATGGGCCCGACGGAGAAGTAGCGGGCCTCGGGGTGGCCCAGGATGATGCCCGACACCGCGCTGTTCGGGCTCATCGCGCCGTGCTCGGTGAGCGTCATCCCGGCGCTGCGCTCGGCGTCGAGCAGCTCCCACAGCGTGAACTTCTCGGTGTGGTCCGGCTGCGCCGGGTAGCCGGGAGCCGGGCGGATCCCGTCGTAGCGCTCCTTGATGAGGTCGGCGACCGGCAGGTCCTCCTCCGGCGCGTAGCCCCACAGCGTGGTGCGCACCTCCCGGTGCACCCACTCGGCGAAGGCCTCGGCCAGCCGGTCGGCCAGCACCTGCACCATGATCGCGCCGTAGTCGTCCTGCTCCTCCTCCCGCAGCCGCCGGGCGAGGGTCTCGGCGCCGTGGATCGACACGGCGAAGGCACCGACGTGGTCGTCGGCGGGCGCCACGAAGTCGGCGAGCGCGGCATACCCGCCCTGGGTGCGCTCGCGCTGCTGCCGGAGGGTATGCAGGGTCACCGGTGCGCCGTCGACGTCCAGCTCGATGTCGTCACCGTCGGCCGTGCGTCGCGCCGGCCACAGGCCGACCACGCCGCGGGGGGTGAAGAGGTCCTCCTCGAGGATGCGCTCCAGCCAGCGCTGCCCGTCCGCCCAGGTGGCCCGGGCCTGCTCCCCGACCTTGGGGTCCTCGAGGATGCGGGGGTAGGAGCCGCGCAGCTCCCAGGCGGTGAAGAAGGGGGTCCAGTCGACGATCTCGACCAGCTCGGCCACGCTCGGGCTCACCGTGCGGGTCCCCAGGAGCCGCGGCGTAGCCGCCACCGGCTCGCTCACCGCGCGGCTGTCGCCCCGCGCCTTGTCCAGGCTGACGAGGCGCACCTGCTTGCCGCCGTGCCGCTCGCGCAGCTCCTGGTAGGTCCCGGCGACCCGGTCGCGGAGCCGGTCCTGGTGGTGGATCGCGTCGGCGACGACGCCGACGGCCCGGGAGGCGTCGACGACGTGGACCACCGTGCCCTCGTAGGCCGGGTCGATCTTCACCGCGGTGTGGGCCGCCGAGGTGGTGGCACCCCCGATGAGCAGGGGCGTGGTGAGGGTCCGGCGCTGCATCTCGGCGGCGAGCGAGACCATCTCGTCCAGGCTCGGCGTGATGAGTCCCGAGACGCCGATGACCTCGGCCCCCACCTCGTCCGCGGTGGCGAGGATCTTCTCGGCCGGCACCATGACCCCGAGGTCGATGACCTCGTAGCCGTTGCAGCCCAGGACGACGCCCACGATGTTCTTGCCGATGTCGTGCACGTCGCCCTTGACCGTCGCCATGACCACCTTGCCCTTGCTGTGGCCGCCGGTCTCCGCGGCCGCGGCCTCGAGGT
This window contains:
- a CDS encoding ABC transporter permease; the encoded protein is MNENDSIVPRIEIGVWGDNTLDWINDNFEWLLDFLATVLNWLVTTVTDVLIFLPALVLVVVFALVGLLVRSWELAVGTVITFLLIIAMDQWVTAMQTLALVLMATLVAILVAVPIGILSARNDRVSAIVRPVLDFMQTMPAFVYLIPAVVFFGIGVVPGIFATVIFALPPGVRLTELGIRGVDAETVEAGQAFGATPSQILRGIQLPLAMPTIMAGVNQVIMLSLSMAVIAGIAGADGLGKEVVASISTLDGPQGIEAGLSVVIIAIYLDRVTAALGRPGDYPHSALSALRRRVGGDSDSGSDAAQGEAEERVEGGADKGRGLAQVGD
- a CDS encoding quaternary amine ABC transporter ATP-binding protein produces the protein MASISAEKLYKIFGRRPERGVDALEKGATRADLRQQDLTPAVIDASFDVKDGEIFVVMGLSGSGKSTLIRMVNGLLEPTSGSVSIDGDDVTRLTGDKLRAVRREKVSMVFQHFALLPHRTVGENAAYALEVSGTNRAEREKRADRALEMVGLGGWGGSMPGELSGGMRQRVGLARALASGTDIMLMDEAFSALDPLIRRDMQDQLIELQQELDKTILFITHDLNEAMRLGDRIAMMRDGRIEQIGTAQEILNDPVNRYVADFVQDVDRSRVLTASDIMTSVDGASAPSEGAVVPADATLADLFSEATEHEQLLVQDASGQTVGTIRRTDLLAALHTRSGEGATATTSTTDEATTGDLQPTGGAA
- a CDS encoding glycine betaine ABC transporter substrate-binding protein, whose translation is MTLRRNRTMTLAGAALATSLTLAACGGGDSGGDTEAGGDGGSSEAGGAEGTITLGFIPSWTDGLSTAYLLEDQLTKQGYDVEMQELTEAALLYTGLAEGDVDMYPSAWPEVTHAQYMEEYGDRIEDLGAYYDNAKLTFAVPTYTDIDSIADLTGNADMFGGQIIGIEPGAGLTAATQDSVMPTYDLEGDYELVTSSTAAMLTELGEAIDNQEDIVVTLWQPFWANSAFDVKTLEDPEGALGEAEALHFLGTEGFSEEFPEAAELIAGIQLDDEQYGALEDMVVNEYGEGQEAEAIDAFLEEYPDAFETEITEEG
- a CDS encoding methylenetetrahydrofolate reductase; amino-acid sequence: MEARLTGVETTVGSLETKIERRWTCCGADRSPPQVVRCRRRFPDPRGLLGNWAAMSTTQTRISVELVPRSPESVRAEMAQVAERLPVVDTINIPDLLKFDLRSWQATEVARESTTRQDGAAYRTIPHIRAADVDPDAPLPMAQEARRTGELLVVSGDDADYFHSSTYPVDAVDVIRRVRAELPEVTIYAGLDPYRQAMTTEMRYLDRKLAAGASGVFTQPFFDTHLMSAWAAVLPRDVPVWWGATSVTTSGAMGYWRRRNRVVFPDGFDSGMPWQRDFARRVVDFARERGHHAYLMPVRAPLLDYLGGVLDA